The genomic window ACATACTGGGATCCCATTCAGAAGAAGTGATTAATCTCTTTGCAATGGCAATAAGACTTGGACTGACACTTTCCGAATTCAAGAGAGTGGTTTATGTGTTCCCCACGGTCAGTTCAGAAATCCAGTCCATGATACGTGGATAATCACCAGGCGTGATAGTAACCATCTTTAGAGAAAACCTGTACCTGTATTCCAAATATATCAGACAGGTTTTCTGCAGTTAATATTTCATCCGTTGGCCCGTCCCTGTATACACTTCCCTCACTTAGCAGGACCACCCTGTCAATTTCAGGGACCAGGTCTTCGAGATTATGTGTCACAAGAATTATGTTTTTACCTTTGGAAGCAATCGTGCGCATGGACTGCCTGAAAATATGCTGTGCCCTGAGATCTAAACTGTTTGTAGGTTCATCCAGTATCAGTACATCGGGGTCATGCACAAGTGCCCTGGCAACCAATAGTCTGCGGGCCTGTCCAGTTGACATTTCGTTTATGGGGCGTGAGGCAAGATTTTCAATGCCAAGAAAGCCGAGCACCTCATGAGCCCGCCTCTTCATATCCCCGGTAATAGAATGGTTGCGATAGAGGCCTATGCTGCTAAAAAACCCGGACACTACCACCTCGATACCCGGAATATTACGCATATATTCATCCTGCAAATCACCACTGATGATACCCATTTTGTTGCGCAACCCGAAAATGTCCCGGCGCTCCTTTCCAAATAAGCGGACAATTGTCTTTTCAGAGTGAAGGGGACGTAGGTCTCCTGTGACCGTTTTGATAAAAGAGGATTTGCCCGCTCCATTTGGACCGATAATCGCAACATTTTCTCCATTTTTAATATTAAGAGAGAAATTGTCCAGTAATATGTTACCCTTTTTGCAAACTGTGACATTTTCCATTTCAATAATCATAGGCTTCGCATTTTTCGTTTCCATGTGTTACACAACAACAGTTAAATAATTTATAAATTTTTTTAGACATAACATATCCTGCTATACACAGATATCCTAAGATATATATCCATATAAAAATATACTAACATATGGAGGAAATGACATGGGGATTGAAGACAGTAATTTCTCAACGCATCAACAAGGAATGATTCCTAGTGGAATCGAGGGGCTTGATATCTATCTGGAAGGTGGGATAACAGAAGGAACTACAGTACTTCTGATGGCAGAACCCGGGGCAGGATCATCCATTTTTGTCCAGCAATTTGCATACGGTGGCATCGAAAACAATGAGTAGGTCCTGTTTT from Methanohalophilus halophilus includes these protein-coding regions:
- a CDS encoding ABC transporter ATP-binding protein; its protein translation is METKNAKPMIIEMENVTVCKKGNILLDNFSLNIKNGENVAIIGPNGAGKSSFIKTVTGDLRPLHSEKTIVRLFGKERRDIFGLRNKMGIISGDLQDEYMRNIPGIEVVVSGFFSSIGLYRNHSITGDMKRRAHEVLGFLGIENLASRPINEMSTGQARRLLVARALVHDPDVLILDEPTNSLDLRAQHIFRQSMRTIASKGKNIILVTHNLEDLVPEIDRVVLLSEGSVYRDGPTDEILTAENLSDIFGIQVQVFSKDGYYHAW